The Thermodesulfovibrio thiophilus DSM 17215 DNA window ATTTATATGATCATTGATATAAGAGTGCTTTTTGATAACTATCCAGCAGAAGAAGGATTTGAAACAGGATGGGGATACAGCTGCTTTATAAAGAGAGGATATGCTGAAATACTGTTTGATACAGGTGCTGATGGGCAAAAATTAATCAAAAACATGCAGCAAGCTGAAATTAAACCGGGTATGATTTCAAGGATAGTAATTTCCCATCCTCATAAAGATCACTATGAAGGATTAAAAGATATAGCAAGCAGGAGTAAAAATGTACAGATTTATGCTGGTAGCTCTTTTTATGATCAAGTGAAAGAAAGTATAGATGATATAAACATTCATAAAGTAAGCACAGAGCCTGTAGAGATAATGAATGGAGTATATCTAACAGGTGAACTTGGAGAGAAAATAAAAGAACTCTCCCTTGCGATAGACACAGGTGGAGGTGTGGTAGTTGTGACAGGATGCGCACATCCTGGATTAACCAAAATATTAGAAAGAGTAAAGGAAATATTAAATCAAAATGTTTTTGCTCTGATTGGAGGACTTCATCTGAAAGACTACAGTGAAGAACAACTCAGGCAGTTAGTTGTATATTTAAAATCAGAGGGAATTAAATATATCGCACCTTCTCATTGCACAGGAGATCTCGCAAGGAGCCTTTTTAAAGAGAGTATTCCTGGATTTCTTGAAGCCGGTGCGGGCACACATATCTATGTTGGAGGTTCCTGTGAATATATTTAAACCAGAGATAGAAAAACCTGAACTAATCTTTCAACACATGCATATTTTTCCTATATTTTTATGCATGGAGATGATAAAATGATAATTTCTGTAGCAAGTGGTAAGGGCGGAACAGGTAAAACAACAGTTGCTATATCCCTTGCATTAAGCATTGAAAACTCTCAAATCATTGACTGCGATGTGGAAGAGCCAAATGTTCACATTTTTTTAAATCCAGAGATTAAAGAAGAAATTGAAGTCAAAACAACAGTTCCTGAAGTTAATAAAGACAAATGCAATTTTTGTGGATACTGCAGCTCTATCTGTGCATATAATGCTTTAAGTGTATTTAAAATTGACAGTTCTGGAGATGTTCTTATTTTCCATCAACTCTGTCATGGATGCGAAGGTTGTATTTTACTTTGTCCTGAAAAGGCATTGAAACCAGTTCAAAGACCAATAGGTTTAATTAAAAGGGGTACAGCTAAAGGGATTGAGTTTATAGAGGGAAGACTGAATATTGGTGAGGTTTTATCTCCCAGGGTTATTGAATCGGCTAAAAAATATCTAAAGCCTGAAAAACTCTCGATAGTTGATGCACCGCCTGGAACTTCGTGTCCAGCAGTAGCTGCAATTAAAGGTTCAGATTTTTGTATTCTTGTTACAGAACCAACTCCCTTTGGATTGCATGACCTTGAGCTTGCCTACGAAGTAACAAAAGTACTTGGAATTACCTGTGGTGTTGTTATAAATAAGTCTGACCAAGACAGTTCAATAGAGGATTTCTGTGAAGCAAATAAAATTTCTATTTTAATGAAAATTCCCTTTAGTAAACAAATTGCTGAAGCTTATTCAAAAGGAATTTCATTTGTGGAAGGTATGCCAGAGTTTAAGGAAAGGTTTAGATCTCTTTTTGAGAAGATACAGAGGATAATTAAATGAAGCAGATTTTAGTAATTAGTGGTAAAGGCGGAACAGGCAAAACATTTTTAACAGGATGTTTTGCAGTGGTTTTAACCAATAAAGTAATGGTTGACTGTGATGTTGATGCAGCAAATCTGCATCTGCTTCTTCATCCAGAAATAAAACAAACTTACGATTTTATAAGTGGTTATATTGCACAGATAGATAAAGAAAAATGTACTAGATGCGGAGAGTGTTTAAAGAGTTGTAAATTTTCAGCGATTTCATTAGACTTCAAAGTTGACCATCTTTCATGTGAAGGATGCACAGTATGTTATCATGTGTGTCCAGAGAATGCAGTTTTACTTAAGGATCGTTTTTGTGGGCAGTATTTTATTTCTGAGACAAAGTTCGGTAGTTTAGTTCATGCAAAACTGGGCATTGCACAGGAAAACTCAGGTAAGCTTGTTACAAAACTGAAAGAAATTGCAAAAGAAATGGCTGAAGCTGAAAAAGCTGAATATATAATAATTGACGGACCTCCAGGCACAGGATGTCCTGTTATGGCTTCAACGACAGGAGTAGATTTAGTAATAGCTGTTACTGAGGCAACTCTTTCAGGACTGCATGATCTAAAACGAGTTTTAGAACTTGCAAAACAGTTCAAAGTTCCGATTAAAGTAGTTATAAACAAATACGATTTAAATCCTGAAATGACTCTGAAAATCAAGAATCAAATTAAAGAAATTGAAATTATATGCACCATTCCTTTTTCAGAAGAGATTTTAAACTCTGTTAAGGCTGGTATTCCGTTCATTGAGTTTTCAAAAAGTGAATTGGCCCGAACAATTAAGACATCAATTGAAAATATTATTTAAATCACAATTTACCTTTAGCTTAGCATAAAGCCTCGCACTTGTGAGGCGGTGAAGTCAGTTAACTTCAAAGACTTTGATCTCAGCAGGACATGGTAGAGAAACAGC harbors:
- a CDS encoding ATP-binding protein; translation: MIISVASGKGGTGKTTVAISLALSIENSQIIDCDVEEPNVHIFLNPEIKEEIEVKTTVPEVNKDKCNFCGYCSSICAYNALSVFKIDSSGDVLIFHQLCHGCEGCILLCPEKALKPVQRPIGLIKRGTAKGIEFIEGRLNIGEVLSPRVIESAKKYLKPEKLSIVDAPPGTSCPAVAAIKGSDFCILVTEPTPFGLHDLELAYEVTKVLGITCGVVINKSDQDSSIEDFCEANKISILMKIPFSKQIAEAYSKGISFVEGMPEFKERFRSLFEKIQRIIK
- a CDS encoding MBL fold metallo-hydrolase: MIIDIRVLFDNYPAEEGFETGWGYSCFIKRGYAEILFDTGADGQKLIKNMQQAEIKPGMISRIVISHPHKDHYEGLKDIASRSKNVQIYAGSSFYDQVKESIDDINIHKVSTEPVEIMNGVYLTGELGEKIKELSLAIDTGGGVVVVTGCAHPGLTKILERVKEILNQNVFALIGGLHLKDYSEEQLRQLVVYLKSEGIKYIAPSHCTGDLARSLFKESIPGFLEAGAGTHIYVGGSCEYI
- a CDS encoding ATP-binding protein, which codes for MKQILVISGKGGTGKTFLTGCFAVVLTNKVMVDCDVDAANLHLLLHPEIKQTYDFISGYIAQIDKEKCTRCGECLKSCKFSAISLDFKVDHLSCEGCTVCYHVCPENAVLLKDRFCGQYFISETKFGSLVHAKLGIAQENSGKLVTKLKEIAKEMAEAEKAEYIIIDGPPGTGCPVMASTTGVDLVIAVTEATLSGLHDLKRVLELAKQFKVPIKVVINKYDLNPEMTLKIKNQIKEIEIICTIPFSEEILNSVKAGIPFIEFSKSELARTIKTSIENII